Genomic window (Dethiosulfovibrio salsuginis):
ACCTCTGATCAAGAGCATCGGAGCCCTTTCCTCGATGGACATAGTGCCCCTTTGGTGGGCTCTGGCCCTAGGTGCCTGTCTCGGTGGCAACGGTAGTCTCGTCGGAGCCAGTGCGAACGTCATAGTCGCAGGAATGGTCTCCAGGACGGAGCACCCTATTACCTTTGGCAGCTTCTTCCGGGTCGGATTTCCCGTCATGTTGTTGTCCATGGTGATCGCGACGATTTACCTGTGGATAATGTATCTCTAGCTTTTTCGGAGAACTAATCCTTGACAATCTCGCCCTATTAGCATATCCTGATATTGAAAATCATTATCAAGGAGGGATCGTCATGGCTGGTAGAGATAAAACTGGACCTTTAGGCGCTGGACCTGGAACCGGTAGAGGTGCCGGTGGCTGTGTCCCTGGAACCTACGTCCAAGGCGGAGGCAGAGGTAGAGGCAGAGGTTGCGGCCTTGGTTTCCGTTTCGGTAGAGGGATGGGATTGGGGCAACCGGTTAACGACGAGGGCTCGCTTCTGAACAGGATAGCGACTCTGGAGGATAAGATCGATAGCCTGCTAGAGGCGAAGAAAGAGGGCTAACGTAACTGTTATCGAGGGAGGAGGGCCGATTATCGGACCTCCTCCCTTGGCTTTTGTCGAGCTTAGGTGATATCATCGAAAGGATGGAAAAAATAGCCGGGGGTGTTTTCACTATGAACAGAGTGGGGTTTGACACGGAGGAGTATCTGAGGCAACAGACCGACGCTATCCTTAGGAGGATGGAGCGTTTCGATAACAAGCTGTATATCGAGTTCGGAGGTAAGTTGATATTCGATTATCATGCCGCAAGGGTGCTGCCTGGGTTTGACCCTAACGTAAAGATGAGGCTTCTCGAGAGGTTTAAGGATCAGGTGGAGGTCATTATCTGTATCTACGCTGGCGATATAGAGAGAAAGAAGATTCGGGCCGACTTCGGCATAACCTACGACATGGACGTCCTGAAACTCATAGACGATCTATCCGAGAGAGGCATCACAATAGGAGCGGTGGTCATAACCCGGTTCAACGACCAGCCTGCGGCGGTTATGTTCAAAAAACGACTGGAGATGAGAGGGGTATCGGTATATACCCACCGCTCCACCAAAGGCTATCCTGCCGACGCCGATACTATAGTCAGCCCCGATGGCTACGGGGCCAATCCCCACATAAAGACCGAACGGCCTATCGTGGTGGTCACCGCTCCCGGCCCCGGAAGCGGCAAGCTGGCGACCTGTCTGTCTCAGCTCTATCACGAGCATCAAAGGGGAGTTAGAGCCGGTTACGCCAAGTTTGAGACCTTTCCGGTCTGGAATATGCCCCTAAAGCATCCGGTCAACGTCGCCTACGAGGCGGCTACCGCCGATATCGGCGATGTAAACCTCATAGATCACTTTCATCTGGAGGCCTACGACGAGAGGACGGTCAACTACAACAGGGACCTGGAGGCGTTCCCCCTTCTCAGGAGGATACTGGAGAAGATAACCGGAGAGAGCTCTCTCTATCGGTCTCCTACGGACATGGGTGTGAACAGGATTTTCTTCGGAATAACCGACGACCAGGCCGTAAGGGACGCCTCCTGCCAGGAGGTCATAAGGAGATACTTTCGCTATTCCTGCGACTATCAGCTAGGTTCGGTTGAGAGGGAAGCGGTTCAAAGGGTAGGGCTTCTTA
Coding sequences:
- a CDS encoding DUF5320 family protein; this encodes MAGRDKTGPLGAGPGTGRGAGGCVPGTYVQGGGRGRGRGCGLGFRFGRGMGLGQPVNDEGSLLNRIATLEDKIDSLLEAKKEG
- a CDS encoding DUF1846 domain-containing protein, producing MNRVGFDTEEYLRQQTDAILRRMERFDNKLYIEFGGKLIFDYHAARVLPGFDPNVKMRLLERFKDQVEVIICIYAGDIERKKIRADFGITYDMDVLKLIDDLSERGITIGAVVITRFNDQPAAVMFKKRLEMRGVSVYTHRSTKGYPADADTIVSPDGYGANPHIKTERPIVVVTAPGPGSGKLATCLSQLYHEHQRGVRAGYAKFETFPVWNMPLKHPVNVAYEAATADIGDVNLIDHFHLEAYDERTVNYNRDLEAFPLLRRILEKITGESSLYRSPTDMGVNRIFFGITDDQAVRDASCQEVIRRYFRYSCDYQLGSVEREAVQRVGLLMEELEVKPEDRSVVVPAREAAKEGQAKGKGADGIFAGAALQLRDCRIVTGKNSNLFHAASSLILNAVKVLAGIPDGIDLLSVNVIESLAYLKKDVLGDKMLGLDLEETMTALSICATTNPVAAEAVEKLRELRGCEVHLSHIPSPGDENAFRKLGVNLTCEPCFASRCLFER